A window of the Helianthus annuus cultivar XRQ/B chromosome 4, HanXRQr2.0-SUNRISE, whole genome shotgun sequence genome harbors these coding sequences:
- the LOC110937365 gene encoding pentatricopeptide repeat-containing protein At2g33760 codes for MNRSSIKPNNYTFPIVLKAISDLEDPEWGKVVHTHVVKSGHVNDIYVGNSLMSAYASCGEMGFCRQVFDEMSERDVVSWTVMITGYRQRGKFSDALLTFEQMQYAGVVPNQVTVVNALAACANCGAIDMGVWIHEFIKKNSWQLDVIMGTSLVDMYGKCGSIQDALSVFLSMKEKNGFTWNSLIKGLAMAHVEEALWWFSKMEHEKGIKPDDVTLVVVLNACACSGLVQKGREIFTSLINGKYGFLPNAKHYACLVDLLARSGSLNEAMEVIKDMPFEPSKSKFYFSEFCHIFESFENGS; via the exons ATGAACCGCAGCTCCATTAAACCCAACAATTACACGTTCCCAATTGTTCTCAAAGCCATTTCTGACCTTGAAGATCCCGAATGGGGTAAAGTGGTTCATACCCATGTCGTGAAATCGGGTCATGTTAATGATATTTACGTTGGAAATTCGTTGATGAGTGCGTATGCTTCGTGTGGGGAAATGGGGTTTTGTCGccaggtgttcgatgaaatgtctgAAAGAGATGTTGTATCTTGGACGGTTATGATTACCGGGTATAGACAACGTGGGAAGTTTAGTGATGCATTGTTGACATTTGAACAGATGCAGTATGCGGGTGTGGTGCCGAATCAGGTGACCGTGGTTAATGCTTTAGCCGCGTGTGCGAATTGTGGCGCTATCGACATGGGTGTTTGGATACATGAGTTTATAAAGAAAAACTCCTGGCAACTTGACGTCATCATGGGTACTTCGTTAGTCGATATGTATGGAAAATGCGGTAGTATTCAAGACGCGTTATCGGTGTTTCTTAGCATGAAAGAGAAGAATGGGTTCACATGGAATTCATTAATCAAGGGGTTAGCAATGGCACACGTTGAAGAAGCTTTATGGTGGTTTTCAAAAATGGAGCACGAAAAGGGTATCAAGCCCGATGACGTGACTTTAGTTGTGGTGTTAAATGCTTGTGCTTGTTCTGGATTAGTACAAAAAGGCAGAGAAATATTTACTTCATTAATCAATGGCAAATACGGGTTTCTTCCGAACGCCAAACACTATGCTTGTTTGGTTGATCTTTTAGCGCGTTCGGGGAGTTTAAACGAGGCCATGGAAGTTATTAAAGACATGCCTTTTGAACCTAGCAAAagt aaattttatttttctgaattttgCCACATTTTCGAAAGTTTTGAAAATGGCAGTTAA
- the LOC110937366 gene encoding glutathione S-transferase APIC, with the protein MGIKVYGSMVSTATLRVLLCLAEKDLEFELINVDLASGEHKRPHILARNPFGQIPAFEDDDIKLFESRAISQYISRTHVGKGVDLISNDPKKAALESVWMEVESQKLEPAAMKLIWQLCMKPLLFGQNSDDAVVSVEKKKLESVLDVYEARLSESKYLGGDSFSLADMHTVPTIKFLMDTQMKQVFDARPCVRAWVTDIMSRPACVKVFGVPEC; encoded by the exons ATGGGGATCAAAGTGTACGGTTCCATGGTTTCCACTGCAACTCTCCGTGTACTGCTTTGCCTAGCCGAGAAGGATCTCGAGTTTGAGCTCATTAACGTCGATCTGGCATCTGGTGAACACAAAAGACCTCACATACTTGCACGCAAT CCATTCGGCCAGATCCCCGCGTTTGAGGACGATGATATCAAACTCTTCG AATCAAGGGCGATTTCACAATACATATCACGCACACACGTCGGTAAGGGGGTGGATCTTATAAGCAACGATCCGAAAAAGGCCGCACTGGAGTCAGTGTGGATGGAAGTGGAGTCTCAGAAACTTGAACCAGCGGCTATGAAATTAATCTGGCAGCTGTGTATGAAGCCGCTTTTATTTGGACAGAACAGTGATGATGCCGTAGTGAGTGTGGAGAAGAAGAAGCTGGAAAGCGTGCTCGACGTGTACGAAGCACGGTTGTCGGAGAGCAAATATTTGGGCGGAGATAGCTTCTCGTTAGCTGATATGCACACTGTTCCGACAATTAAGTTCCTGATGGACACGCAGATGAAGCAGGTGTTTGACGCGCGGCCGTGTGTGAGGGCGTGGGTTACGGATATTATGTCCAGACCTGCTTGTGTTAAGGTTTTTGGGGTGCCTGAGTGTTAA
- the LOC110937367 gene encoding glutathione S-transferase APIC — protein MAIKVYGSMFSTATLRVLLCLAEKDLDFELINVDLASGENKTPHMLSRSPFGHIPAFEDGDIKLFDSRAITQYISRTYADKGTDLITKEPKKAAMESVWMEVEAHEFDPVTKKLAWELCMKRFLFGQKGDDVVVNAEKKKLECVLDVYEARLSESKYLGGDSFSLADLHHAPMIKFMMDTQMKEVFDARPCVSAWVVDILSRPACVKIFSVPAY, from the exons ATGGCTATCAAAGTGTACGGCTCCATGTTCTCCACCGCAACTCTCCGTGTTCTGCTTTGCCTAGCCGAGAAAGATCTCGATTTCGAGCTCATTAATGTCGATCTCGCCTCAGGTGAAAACAAAACACCCCATATGCTGTCACGAAGT CCGTTCGGCCACATTCCAGCATTTGAGGACGGTGACATCAAACTCTTCG ATTCAAGGGCGATTACACAGTACATATCACGCACATACGCTGATAAGGGGACAGATCTGATAACCAAGGAGCCGAAGAAGGCGGCAATGGAATCAGTGTGGATGGAAGTGGAGGCACATGAATTTGATCCGGTGACTAAGAAGTTAGCCTGGGAGTTGTGTATGAAGCGGTTTTTATTCGGACAAAAGGGTGATGACGTCGTTGTGAATGCAGAGAAGAAGAAGCTGGAGTGTGTGCTTGACGTGTACGAAGCACGGCTTTCGGAGAGCAAGTATTTGGGCGGAGATAGTTTTTCGTTGGCGGATCTGCACCACGCGCCGATGATCAAGTTTATGATGGACACGCAGATGAAAGAGGTGTTTGATGCGCGTCCCTGTGTGAGTGCGTGGGTTGTGGATATTTTGTCAAGACCCGCTTGTGTGAAAATTTTTAGCGTGCCTGCTTATTAA